A part of Fusarium graminearum PH-1 chromosome 3, whole genome shotgun sequence genomic DNA contains:
- a CDS encoding threonine synthase, with amino-acid sequence MASDSTHTQSQVYLSTRGGDYGLSFETVVLKGLAADGGLFLPHEIPAATEWQSWKDLSYQELAFQIFSLYISRSEIPAEDLQGIINRSYSTFRAEEVVPLVQLKDNLHLLELFHGPSYSFKDCALQFLGNLFEYLLTRKNEGKEGKDRHHLTVVGATSGDTGSAAIHGLRGKKDVSVTILHPKGRVSPIQELQMTTCTDANVHNLAVTGTFDDCQDIVKALFGDPETNADLKLGAVNSINFSRILAQIVYYFHSYFTLARKDPNFKVGDKVRFVVPTGNFGDILAGYFATRMGLPVDKLVIATNENDILDRFWKTGKYEKQPAKGPEAEGGLEVDGVKAHEDGVKETLSPAMDILVSSNFERLLWFLAYEFAETVGMDVEFNRKQAGQEVATWLKDLKNKGGFGPVYVDVLNSARKTFESERVSDPQTLETIKDTYQKLGYILDPHSSVGITAALRSAERAEAKIPHISLSTAHPAKFAGAVELALKDEKDFNFNEKVLPEEFVGLEKLPKRVSDISNDWKAVREQVKKQVAEELGGQ; translated from the exons ATGGCCAGCGATTCGACACATACTCAATCACAAGTCTACCTCTCCACAAGAGGTGGTGACTATGGT CTCTCCTTCGAGACCGTTGTCCTAAAGGGATTGGCTGCCGATGGCggtcttttccttcctcaCGAGATTCCTGCTGCGACAGAATGG CAAAGCTGGAAAGACCTCTCATACCAGGAATTGGCTTTCCAGATCTTTAGCCTCTACATCTCCCGAAGCGAAATTCCCGCCGAAGACCTACAAGGCATCATCAACCGAAGTTACTCGACATTCCGCGCAGAAGAAGTCGTCCCCCTCGTCCAATTGAAGGACAACCTACACCTCCTCGAACTCTTCCACGGCCCCAGCTACTCCTTTAAGGATTGCGCTCTGCAGTTCCTTGGTAACCTCTTCGAATACCTTCTTACACGAAAGAATGAGGGCAAAGAGGGCAAGGACCGACATCATTTGACTGTTGTTGGTGCGACAAGTGGTGAT ACCGGATCCGCTGCTATCCATGGTCTTcgaggaaagaaggatgtGTCTGTTACCATCCTGCACCCCAAGGGTCGTGTCAGCCCTATCCAGGAGCTCCAGATGACTACCTGTACTGACGCCAACGTTCACAACCTTGCCGTCACCGGTACCTTTGACGATTGCCAG GACATTGTCAAGGCTCTCTTTGGCGACCCCGAGACCAACGCCGACCTCAAGCTTGGCGCCGtcaactccatcaacttTTCCCGAATCCTCGCTCAGATCGTTTACTACTTCCACTCATACTTCACCCTTGCCAGAAAAGACCCCAacttcaaggttggcgacaaggtccGCTTTGTTGTGCCCACTGGAAACTTTGGCGACATCCTGGCCGGCTACTTTGCCACCCGCATGGGTCTCCctgtcgacaagcttgttATCGCTACTAACGAGAACGATATCCTTGATCGATTCTGGAAGACTGGAAAGTACGAGAAGCAGCCGGCCAAGGGTCCCGAGGCGGAGGGCGGTCTTGAGGTCGATGGTGTCAAGGCTCACGAGGATGGCGTTAAGGAGACTCTCAGCCCTGCCATGGACATTTTAGTGTCCAGCAACTTTGAGCGTCTTCTCTGGTTCTTGGCCTATGAGTTTGCCGAGACTGTCGGTATGGATGTCGAGTTCAACCGAAAGCAAGCTGGACAAGAGGTTGCTACTTGGCTCAAGGAcctgaagaacaagggtgGTTTCGGTCCTGTCTACGTCGATGTTCTCAACAGCGCTcgcaagacctttgagaGTGAGCGCGTCAGCGACCCCCAGACCCTTGAGACTATCAAGGATACTTACCAAAAACTCGGATACATCCTCGACCCTCACTCCTCCGTTGGTATTACCGCTGCTCTCCGATCTGCCGAGCGtgccgaagccaagattcctcacatctctctctcaacaGCCCACCCCGCCAAGTTTGCCGGCGCCGTCGAGCTTGCTCTtaaggatgagaaggactttAACTTTAACGAAAAGGTTCTTCCCGAGGAGtttgttggtcttgaaaAGCTGCCCAAGCGGGTTTCTGACATTTCAAATGACTGGAAGGCTGTGAGggagcaggtcaagaagcaagTTGCCGAGGAACTTGGC